Proteins from a single region of Chryseomicrobium sp. FSL W7-1435:
- a CDS encoding DUF4395 domain-containing protein gives MKTIPKPLVTLNQWIIVLAVVLALSIQSIWPLLIPFLANGISLVTGFHPILAPAKRLLKKPLSSYVQEDVGQLRFNQMMAVAFLGTAIVGGLAGSSVVFVAASIMVGLAASIALAGFCIGCFIRFQYQQWKYRRSTSS, from the coding sequence ATGAAAACAATTCCAAAACCTCTCGTCACTCTCAATCAATGGATTATCGTGCTAGCGGTTGTTTTAGCACTTAGTATACAGTCTATTTGGCCACTGCTAATTCCATTCCTAGCAAATGGCATCAGCTTAGTTACCGGCTTCCACCCTATCTTAGCTCCAGCAAAAAGATTATTGAAAAAACCACTTTCCTCTTATGTACAAGAAGACGTTGGTCAGCTTCGTTTTAATCAAATGATGGCCGTTGCTTTTCTTGGAACGGCGATTGTTGGTGGTCTAGCAGGAAGTTCTGTGGTGTTTGTTGCGGCTAGTATCATGGTAGGCCTTGCTGCTTCTATCGCATTAGCAGGCTTTTGTATTGGATGTTTCATTCGCTTTCAATACCAGCAGTGGAAGTATCGCCGAAGTACATCTTCCTAA
- a CDS encoding YebC/PmpR family DNA-binding transcriptional regulator, producing the protein MGRKWNNIKEKKASKDANTSRIYAKFGREIYVAARQGEPDPVSNQALKVVLERAKTYSVPKHIIDKAIEKAKGGGEESYDELRYEGFGPGGSMVIVDALTNNVNRTASDVRAAFGKNGGNMGVSGSVSYMFDATAVIGVEGKSEDDVLELLMDADVDARDILDEEDTVIVYAEPDQFHAVQEAFRGAGVSEFSVAELTMLAQNDIQLSAEDQAQFEKMVDAIEDLEDVRQVYHNVDLSE; encoded by the coding sequence ATGGGACGTAAATGGAACAATATTAAAGAAAAGAAAGCATCAAAAGACGCAAATACAAGTCGTATTTATGCAAAGTTTGGTCGCGAGATTTATGTAGCAGCACGCCAAGGCGAGCCTGATCCAGTATCTAACCAAGCATTGAAGGTAGTTTTAGAACGTGCAAAGACTTACAGCGTACCAAAACATATTATTGACAAAGCCATTGAAAAAGCAAAAGGCGGCGGAGAAGAAAGCTATGACGAGCTTCGCTATGAAGGCTTTGGTCCAGGCGGCTCTATGGTAATTGTGGACGCTTTGACGAACAATGTGAATCGTACAGCTTCTGACGTTCGTGCGGCATTCGGTAAAAACGGCGGGAACATGGGTGTCAGTGGATCTGTATCGTACATGTTTGATGCCACAGCTGTTATTGGAGTGGAAGGTAAGTCAGAGGATGATGTTCTCGAGCTTCTAATGGATGCAGATGTCGATGCACGAGATATTCTTGATGAAGAGGATACAGTAATTGTTTATGCAGAGCCTGATCAGTTCCATGCGGTGCAAGAAGCCTTCCGTGGTGCTGGCGTGTCAGAGTTCTCTGTTGCCGAGTTAACAATGCTTGCTCAAAATGATATTCAGTTGAGCGCAGAAGACCAAGCACAATTTGAAAAAATGGTAGATGCCATCGAAGATTTAGAAGATGTGCGCCAAGTCTATCACAATGTGGATTTAAGCGAATGA